A genome region from Alicyclobacillus acidocaldarius subsp. acidocaldarius DSM 446 includes the following:
- a CDS encoding YwhD family protein, with translation MQKLGLTGQSKQPHASDDQMKGISAVLMDGDEIFIDNNAIHAKSRVELGVRFVGSLEEVPNPRRIVGLWISLKRFENGMGFNGVQAFEMWIDSEAQLGYKKLADHVNAMDKAVKGKADLSLLSPEQIEKFAAFLRGLRPDLWENASPAFREAFSAA, from the coding sequence ATGCAGAAACTGGGTCTCACTGGCCAGTCGAAGCAACCGCACGCGTCGGACGATCAAATGAAGGGAATTTCGGCCGTCTTGATGGACGGGGATGAGATCTTTATCGATAACAACGCCATCCATGCCAAAAGCCGCGTCGAGTTGGGGGTGCGGTTTGTCGGTTCGCTCGAGGAGGTGCCCAATCCAAGGCGCATCGTCGGGCTGTGGATCAGCTTGAAGCGATTCGAGAACGGCATGGGATTCAACGGCGTTCAGGCGTTCGAAATGTGGATTGACAGCGAGGCGCAGCTTGGGTACAAGAAACTCGCGGACCACGTGAACGCCATGGATAAGGCCGTGAAGGGCAAGGCGGACCTGAGCCTCCTGAGCCCTGAACAAATCGAAAAGTTCGCCGCCTTCTTGCGCGGACTTCGCCCGGATTTGTGGGAAAACGCGTCCCCAGCGTTCCGAGAGGCTTTCTCCGCCGCGTGA
- the bcp gene encoding thioredoxin-dependent thiol peroxidase, with translation MALEVGVKAPEFSAESDSGEIVKLSDLRGKVVVLYFYPKDDTPGCTQEACAFRDLKSRFEEAGAVIYGVSRDDIRSHAKFRDKHGLNFPLLSDPDGQICQAYDVLKEKNMYGRKTIGIERTTYVIDRDGAIAAVFPKVKVDGHAEEVLAKVREVAG, from the coding sequence ATGGCTCTGGAAGTCGGCGTGAAGGCGCCTGAGTTCTCGGCGGAGTCCGACTCGGGCGAGATCGTCAAGCTGTCGGATCTGCGCGGGAAGGTCGTGGTCCTCTACTTCTATCCGAAGGACGACACGCCCGGCTGCACGCAGGAGGCCTGCGCGTTCCGCGACCTCAAGTCGCGGTTCGAAGAGGCGGGTGCGGTCATCTACGGGGTGTCGCGGGACGATATCCGCTCGCACGCCAAGTTCCGGGACAAGCACGGCCTGAACTTTCCGCTTCTCTCGGATCCGGACGGACAGATCTGCCAGGCGTACGACGTGCTGAAGGAGAAGAACATGTACGGCCGCAAGACCATCGGCATCGAGCGCACGACGTACGTGATCGATCGCGACGGCGCCATCGCGGCCGTGTTTCCGAAAGTCAAGGTCGACGGGCATGCGGAGGAGGTTCTCGCGAAGGTCCGGGAAGTCGCGGGCTGA
- a CDS encoding FtsW/RodA/SpoVE family cell cycle protein, producing MESVRREWKYFDITVVVVLALLAVYACLAIHAATAGNHSANIPSHVMSKQIAYEVLGFIALFAGALMDYRWLRKAHWWLWGISCALLVAVFGFPATMGAHSWISFHSFSFQPSELAKVAIVVWLAKYMADVEEAEVPDYRLRKQWIFLPIVLVPFALTFKEPALGQALVMIAIFLTMYSVFARRGPYAVLMLFVLGVIALGVLATTVFTKQTLAFVDVLMKHHILKGYQAYRILTWVDPNFSQDKYGYNIHMAQTAIGSGELFGEGYGKGVLTSGGWVPNQWTDYIFSAIGEEFGFVGSAILVLLFLILCHRLIRIAQTTTDPFGMYIAVGIVGMFAFQVFENIGADMYMSPSTGITLPFISYGGTSLLVNYFAVGIVLSVGLRRRRARLQAQFETSKGRLA from the coding sequence GTGGAGTCGGTTCGGCGCGAATGGAAGTACTTCGACATCACGGTGGTCGTGGTCCTCGCTCTGCTCGCTGTGTACGCTTGTCTCGCGATTCACGCGGCGACCGCGGGCAACCACAGCGCCAACATCCCGTCCCACGTGATGAGCAAACAGATCGCGTATGAAGTGCTGGGATTTATCGCGCTGTTTGCCGGCGCGTTGATGGATTATCGGTGGCTTCGGAAGGCGCACTGGTGGCTCTGGGGCATCTCCTGCGCGCTGTTGGTGGCCGTGTTTGGGTTTCCGGCCACCATGGGCGCGCACTCGTGGATCTCGTTTCACTCGTTCTCCTTCCAGCCGTCGGAGCTCGCGAAGGTCGCCATCGTCGTGTGGTTGGCCAAGTACATGGCGGATGTCGAGGAGGCGGAGGTCCCGGACTATCGACTGCGCAAGCAGTGGATCTTTCTGCCCATCGTCCTCGTGCCGTTTGCGCTCACCTTCAAAGAGCCGGCGCTTGGACAGGCTCTCGTGATGATCGCCATCTTCCTGACGATGTACAGCGTCTTCGCTCGCCGCGGGCCGTACGCGGTGCTGATGCTCTTTGTGCTCGGCGTGATCGCGCTCGGCGTCCTGGCGACGACGGTGTTCACGAAGCAGACGCTCGCCTTCGTGGACGTGCTCATGAAACATCATATCTTGAAGGGGTACCAGGCGTACCGCATCCTCACCTGGGTCGATCCGAACTTCAGTCAGGACAAGTACGGCTACAATATTCACATGGCGCAGACGGCCATCGGCAGCGGTGAATTGTTTGGCGAAGGGTACGGCAAGGGGGTGCTCACGTCGGGCGGTTGGGTGCCCAACCAGTGGACGGACTATATCTTTTCCGCCATCGGCGAGGAGTTCGGCTTTGTCGGATCAGCCATCCTCGTGCTTCTGTTCCTGATCCTGTGCCACCGGCTCATCCGCATCGCCCAGACGACCACCGATCCGTTTGGCATGTACATCGCGGTCGGGATCGTCGGGATGTTCGCGTTTCAGGTCTTTGAGAACATCGGCGCGGATATGTACATGAGCCCGTCCACGGGCATCACGCTGCCGTTCATCAGCTACGGGGGCACGTCGCTCTTGGTCAACTATTTCGCCGTGGGCATTGTGTTGAGCGTCGGGCTGAGGCGCAGGCGCGCGCGCCTGCAGGCCCAATTCGAGACGAGTAAGGGGCGATTGGCGTGA
- a CDS encoding HesB/IscA family protein, with the protein MITLTEQAAERVRTLLESQSSGEDALRIYTKPGGCTGFTYGLALDNEKPGDVVTVQHGVKLVVDPESLELIDGSEIDYVDDLTGQGFKINNPNATQMCGCGSSFRTATRAGQPGSCN; encoded by the coding sequence ATGATCACGCTGACCGAGCAAGCTGCAGAGCGCGTTCGCACGCTCCTCGAGTCACAGTCGTCGGGGGAGGATGCGCTCCGCATCTACACCAAGCCGGGCGGCTGCACGGGATTCACGTACGGCCTCGCGCTCGACAACGAAAAGCCGGGCGACGTGGTGACGGTGCAGCACGGCGTCAAGCTCGTGGTCGACCCAGAGAGCCTGGAGCTCATCGACGGCTCCGAGATCGACTACGTCGACGATCTCACGGGACAAGGCTTCAAGATCAACAACCCGAACGCCACGCAGATGTGCGGCTGCGGTTCGAGTTTCCGGACCGCGACACGCGCGGGGCAGCCGGGATCGTGCAATTGA
- a CDS encoding glycerophosphodiester phosphodiesterase, with the protein MARAVEEFVEGRMQMDGTRRPRVRIFAHRGASREAPENTLPAFQIALRQGADVIETDVHWTKDRELVICHDPRIDAVSDGTGAIADMTYEELLRYDFGYRFTRDGGRTYPYRGCGIRMATLREALRAFPGAHFNVDLKPKCPHVGLFLRMLEEEDSLERVTLASFHHRTLVEARARCPRLKTSASPFEVARLAAMARAGWERGGRARMPFQAVQVPLRQYGVRVVTPRFIEFAHRLGLEVDVWTVDDPNVIRGLIRQGVDGIVTNSPQILQKLLLELEQ; encoded by the coding sequence ATGGCGAGAGCCGTTGAAGAATTCGTTGAAGGGCGGATGCAAATGGATGGGACACGGCGCCCACGAGTTCGGATCTTCGCGCACAGGGGAGCGAGCCGCGAGGCGCCTGAGAACACGCTGCCAGCGTTCCAAATCGCGCTGCGCCAAGGGGCAGACGTGATCGAGACGGATGTCCACTGGACGAAGGACCGAGAACTGGTCATCTGTCACGATCCACGCATTGACGCGGTTTCGGATGGAACGGGCGCCATCGCGGACATGACGTACGAGGAACTCTTGCGTTACGACTTTGGATATCGATTCACGCGCGACGGAGGGAGAACGTATCCGTACAGGGGATGCGGGATTCGCATGGCGACGCTGCGCGAGGCGCTGCGCGCGTTTCCGGGCGCCCATTTCAACGTGGATTTGAAACCGAAGTGTCCTCACGTCGGTCTATTTCTGCGGATGCTCGAGGAAGAAGATTCGCTTGAGCGCGTGACACTGGCTTCCTTTCACCATCGGACGCTCGTGGAGGCCCGGGCGCGCTGTCCTCGGCTCAAAACGAGCGCTTCGCCCTTCGAGGTGGCGCGCTTGGCGGCCATGGCGCGCGCTGGATGGGAGCGCGGGGGACGCGCGAGGATGCCATTTCAGGCCGTTCAGGTGCCTCTTCGCCAATACGGCGTTCGGGTGGTCACGCCGCGTTTCATCGAGTTCGCTCACCGACTTGGATTGGAGGTCGACGTGTGGACGGTGGACGACCCGAATGTGATTCGAGGTCTCATCCGACAGGGCGTCGACGGCATTGTCACAAATTCGCCGCAGATCTTGCAAAAGCTCCTGCTGGAACTGGAACAATAA
- a CDS encoding pyridoxal phosphate-dependent aminotransferase: MTFRLADRIVRLPEQFFSGLTRRVAAFQQAGHDVINLGQGNPDLPTPSHIVEALREAVLDPATHRYPPFRGLPELKEAAAEFYRRTYGVTLDPEREIAILVGGKTGLVEIAELYLEPGDVALVPDPGYPDYLSGIALAGAEPYALPITAKNGYIPDLEAVPEAVWERAKVWYINYPNNPTGAGTTAAFFERAIEKARDHGVLIVHDFAYGAIGYDDHRPPSFLQTEGAKEVGIEIYTLSKTFNMAGWRVAFAAGHPEVIEHINRIQDHYYVSIFAAVQRASVAALRGPADDIEALRQTYQRRRDAFLGALRSAGIDAPSPQGSFFCWIPLPSGVSSVAFADALLEQAHVAVAPGRGFGEHGEGHVRVGLLAPEDRLVEAAERMARFWTRRF; the protein is encoded by the coding sequence GTGACATTTCGTCTAGCGGACCGGATCGTGCGGTTGCCGGAGCAGTTTTTTTCCGGTTTGACGAGGCGTGTGGCGGCGTTTCAGCAGGCAGGTCATGACGTCATCAACCTCGGGCAGGGAAACCCGGATTTGCCCACCCCGTCGCATATCGTGGAGGCACTCCGGGAGGCGGTGCTGGATCCCGCGACGCACCGGTATCCGCCGTTTCGCGGATTGCCGGAGTTGAAGGAGGCGGCCGCGGAGTTCTATCGGCGCACCTACGGCGTGACGCTCGATCCCGAGCGGGAAATCGCCATTCTTGTGGGCGGCAAGACCGGCCTCGTCGAAATCGCGGAGCTGTACCTCGAACCGGGCGACGTGGCGCTCGTGCCGGACCCGGGTTACCCCGACTACCTAAGCGGCATCGCGCTCGCCGGCGCGGAACCCTACGCGCTTCCCATCACCGCAAAGAACGGCTACATACCCGATCTCGAGGCGGTGCCCGAAGCGGTGTGGGAACGCGCGAAGGTGTGGTACATCAATTATCCGAACAATCCTACCGGCGCCGGCACCACGGCCGCATTCTTCGAACGGGCCATTGAGAAGGCGCGCGATCACGGCGTGCTCATTGTGCACGACTTCGCGTACGGCGCGATTGGCTACGACGATCACCGTCCACCTTCCTTCCTGCAGACCGAGGGCGCGAAGGAAGTCGGGATCGAGATCTACACGCTCAGCAAGACCTTCAACATGGCCGGTTGGCGCGTGGCGTTCGCGGCGGGCCATCCTGAGGTCATCGAGCATATCAACCGGATTCAAGATCACTACTACGTGTCCATCTTTGCCGCCGTCCAGCGGGCGTCCGTCGCCGCGCTGCGCGGGCCGGCCGACGACATCGAAGCTCTGCGTCAGACCTACCAGCGCCGGCGCGACGCATTTCTCGGCGCGCTCCGGTCCGCCGGCATCGATGCGCCATCGCCCCAAGGATCGTTCTTCTGCTGGATTCCGCTTCCTTCTGGCGTGTCGTCCGTGGCCTTTGCGGACGCGCTCCTCGAGCAGGCACACGTCGCGGTCGCCCCGGGAAGAGGGTTTGGCGAGCACGGAGAGGGGCATGTCCGGGTGGGCCTGCTCGCGCCAGAAGACCGCCTCGTGGAGGCGGCCGAGCGGATGGCGCGGTTCTGGACGCGGCGGTTTTAG
- the thpR gene encoding RNA 2',3'-cyclic phosphodiesterase, giving the protein MKRRLFFGLELPDAWKDEIAKRCESIRQQGQVVARNWSRKDLYHLTVLFLGAVDPADLERAFLAGERAAGAQAPFRLTTGSFGRFHQSRVFWLGLDEAESDLAELTALHRCVRIAVNAALPSVQIEDRPYRPHITLARELRQFSEPELVAPRPLSHVFTELCLFESTRNGGQLAYPVIRRFPFSGASATHTPEGPAR; this is encoded by the coding sequence ATGAAACGACGCCTGTTCTTCGGGCTCGAACTTCCCGACGCTTGGAAGGACGAGATCGCGAAGCGGTGTGAGTCCATTCGACAGCAGGGTCAGGTCGTCGCGCGCAATTGGTCGCGCAAAGATCTGTATCACCTGACCGTGCTGTTTCTCGGCGCCGTCGATCCGGCCGACCTCGAGCGTGCCTTCTTGGCGGGAGAGCGAGCCGCCGGCGCGCAGGCGCCGTTCCGGCTCACCACCGGCTCGTTCGGCAGGTTCCATCAGAGCCGCGTCTTCTGGCTCGGGCTCGACGAGGCCGAATCCGATCTCGCCGAGCTCACCGCACTCCACCGTTGCGTGCGAATCGCCGTCAACGCGGCACTGCCGAGTGTGCAGATCGAAGATCGGCCTTATCGGCCTCATATCACGCTCGCCCGTGAGCTTCGCCAGTTTTCAGAGCCCGAACTCGTCGCGCCGAGGCCCTTGAGCCACGTGTTCACGGAGTTGTGTCTCTTCGAGTCCACTCGAAACGGCGGTCAACTCGCCTATCCTGTCATCCGGCGCTTCCCATTTTCCGGCGCCTCCGCGACTCATACGCCAGAAGGCCCAGCGCGTTGA
- the ftsW gene encoding putative lipid II flippase FtsW: protein MRTERHQPDYVLFIAVLMLTGIGVVTVYSASMVYDIHQGLSPDHFAIRQLAAAILGLAALGLCTFIPYHFWYQHAPKMMLAALGLLVIVMVPGIGHRSLGATRWIGTTSVHIQPSEIALMALVIYLSYLLTRKLPILRDLRRTFRPAMVMVAVTIVLVFIEPDMGTALCIFLTAMVILFAAGVPGKPLGITFGTAVVVGFLGARMAEYRSSRLVAFFHPFQHPKSSGYQLIQGLTAIANGGLTGRGFASSISATGYLPEAYTDFIFAVFTEEWGWLGDLGLLAIFAVVIWRGFHIARYARDRFGSLLAIGLTASIIVQTLINLGAVTWLLPVTGIPLPFISYGGTDLVMNLAAMGILLSVSRETELELPEEDTLADIISVDEIRATRQDAAGQFRRSSGRAPVARLSNFRTSPFRKSDASGRGTSLKQADRPISLTWRASREAAATKRRDERSRKPGGPFRRHKR, encoded by the coding sequence GTGCGGACCGAGCGGCATCAACCGGATTACGTGCTTTTCATCGCGGTCCTCATGTTGACGGGCATTGGCGTGGTGACGGTGTACTCCGCGAGCATGGTGTACGACATTCACCAAGGCCTTTCCCCGGATCACTTCGCCATTCGGCAGCTCGCGGCGGCCATCCTGGGTCTTGCCGCCCTGGGCTTGTGCACGTTCATCCCTTATCACTTCTGGTACCAACACGCACCCAAGATGATGCTTGCGGCCCTTGGCCTGCTTGTGATTGTGATGGTGCCAGGCATCGGCCACCGCAGTTTGGGCGCCACGCGGTGGATTGGCACGACGAGCGTCCACATCCAGCCGTCCGAAATCGCGCTCATGGCCCTCGTCATTTACCTGTCGTATTTGCTGACGAGAAAACTTCCCATCCTGCGCGATCTGCGGCGGACGTTCAGACCGGCCATGGTGATGGTGGCCGTGACCATCGTGCTCGTGTTCATCGAGCCCGACATGGGCACGGCGCTCTGTATTTTCCTCACCGCCATGGTCATCCTGTTCGCAGCAGGCGTCCCGGGCAAACCGCTCGGGATCACCTTCGGTACGGCCGTGGTGGTGGGTTTCCTGGGCGCGCGCATGGCGGAATACCGCTCCAGCCGCCTGGTCGCGTTCTTTCACCCTTTTCAACATCCGAAGTCGTCGGGTTATCAACTCATTCAGGGCCTCACGGCCATCGCCAACGGGGGGCTCACGGGGCGCGGCTTTGCCTCCAGCATCTCCGCCACAGGCTACCTGCCGGAGGCGTACACCGACTTCATCTTCGCGGTGTTCACCGAAGAGTGGGGATGGCTTGGAGACCTTGGACTCTTGGCGATCTTCGCCGTCGTCATTTGGCGGGGCTTCCATATCGCAAGGTACGCGCGCGATCGGTTCGGATCGCTCCTCGCGATCGGCCTCACGGCCTCGATCATTGTGCAGACGCTCATCAACCTCGGCGCCGTGACGTGGCTGTTGCCGGTCACCGGGATTCCGCTCCCGTTCATCAGCTACGGCGGCACGGACCTCGTCATGAATCTGGCCGCCATGGGGATCTTGCTCAGCGTTTCGCGCGAGACCGAACTGGAACTGCCGGAGGAGGACACCCTCGCCGACATCATCTCGGTCGACGAGATCCGCGCGACCCGGCAGGACGCCGCGGGGCAATTCAGGAGATCGTCCGGACGTGCGCCGGTGGCGCGCCTGTCGAACTTTCGGACGAGCCCGTTCCGCAAATCCGACGCGAGCGGCCGCGGGACCTCTCTGAAGCAGGCGGACCGCCCCATCTCGCTCACATGGCGAGCGAGCCGCGAAGCGGCGGCCACCAAACGGCGCGACGAACGATCGCGAAAACCGGGCGGACCATTTCGCCGCCACAAGCGCTAG
- a CDS encoding aminotransferase class I/II-fold pyridoxal phosphate-dependent enzyme has protein sequence MNQNETPLFDALLRHVARNPRQFHIPGHKKGRGMDSRFRAFVGDNALALDLINIAPLDDLHHPTGAIKHAQELAAEAFGADYTFFSVQGTSTAIMTMVMATVGPGDKILVPRNVHKSVLTALILADAKPVFLHPEVDREFGISHGLSVETVSRALEEHPDARALVVINPTYFGIAADLERIVEVAHSVGVPVLVDEAHGVHIGFHPDLPLSAMQAGADMAATSVHKLGGSMTGSSVLNVREGMIDPRHVQVVLSMLTTTSTSYLLLASLDVARKELAIHGRERLDYAISLANKARRAIQAIPGLRCLDERQLVSSATYALDPTKLTISVRDLGLTGYDVERILREEYNIEVELSDLYNILCIISWGDTEEDIEALIQALEAIADRYGQGAVREHQPVTLPSMPELRMTPRSAFYAPTEVVPLQQAVGRTMAEMVMVYPPGIPILLPGEVITQDNIDYIEANLRAGLPVQGPDDPEIRMIKVVRE, from the coding sequence TTGAATCAGAATGAGACCCCGTTGTTCGATGCACTGTTGCGACACGTGGCGCGCAACCCGCGCCAGTTTCACATTCCAGGGCACAAGAAGGGCCGCGGCATGGACAGCCGCTTTCGCGCGTTCGTCGGGGACAATGCGCTTGCGCTTGATCTCATCAACATCGCGCCGCTCGACGACCTCCACCATCCGACGGGGGCCATCAAGCACGCGCAGGAACTCGCAGCGGAGGCGTTCGGGGCCGATTACACGTTTTTTTCTGTCCAAGGGACGTCCACGGCCATCATGACGATGGTCATGGCGACCGTGGGCCCCGGGGACAAGATCCTCGTTCCGCGCAATGTGCATAAGTCCGTGCTGACGGCCCTCATCCTGGCGGACGCCAAGCCGGTCTTTCTTCACCCGGAGGTCGACCGCGAGTTCGGCATCTCGCACGGACTTTCTGTTGAAACCGTGTCGCGCGCGCTCGAGGAGCACCCCGACGCGCGCGCCCTTGTCGTGATCAACCCGACCTATTTCGGCATTGCGGCCGACCTCGAGCGCATTGTTGAGGTGGCGCACAGCGTCGGCGTGCCCGTGCTCGTGGACGAGGCGCACGGCGTGCACATCGGTTTTCATCCCGATCTGCCGTTGTCCGCCATGCAGGCGGGCGCTGACATGGCGGCCACCAGCGTGCACAAGCTCGGCGGATCCATGACCGGTTCGAGTGTCTTGAACGTGCGCGAAGGGATGATCGACCCTCGGCACGTTCAGGTGGTGTTGAGCATGTTGACGACCACGTCGACCTCGTATCTCTTGCTCGCTTCACTCGACGTGGCGCGCAAGGAGTTGGCCATTCACGGGCGCGAGCGGCTGGATTACGCCATTTCCCTCGCCAACAAGGCGCGGCGGGCGATTCAGGCCATTCCTGGACTGCGGTGCCTCGACGAGCGCCAGCTCGTCTCCAGTGCCACCTACGCGCTCGATCCGACCAAGTTGACCATCTCCGTGCGCGATCTCGGCCTCACTGGATACGACGTGGAGCGCATCCTGCGCGAAGAGTACAACATCGAGGTCGAGCTGAGCGATCTGTACAACATCTTGTGTATCATCTCGTGGGGCGACACGGAGGAGGATATCGAGGCGCTCATCCAGGCACTCGAGGCCATCGCGGATCGCTACGGCCAGGGCGCGGTGCGCGAGCACCAGCCCGTCACGCTGCCCTCGATGCCCGAGCTGCGGATGACGCCGCGTTCCGCGTTCTACGCGCCGACGGAGGTCGTGCCGCTGCAGCAAGCCGTGGGGCGGACCATGGCGGAGATGGTCATGGTGTATCCGCCCGGCATTCCCATCCTCTTGCCTGGCGAAGTGATCACGCAGGATAATATCGACTATATCGAAGCCAATCTGCGGGCCGGACTGCCCGTGCAGGGCCCTGACGACCCCGAGATCCGGATGATCAAAGTCGTCCGCGAGTGA
- a CDS encoding MBL fold metallo-hydrolase: MEGQHASYPQPVEIARGIFLIDLMELGVRYRTCAYLVRDREPLLIETGSARSHDALLAGLRALGLAPTDIAYVAVTHIHLDHAGGAGQFMKLAPQAKLLVHPRGARHMIDPSRLYQGAREVYGERLDQLFGPLEPVPAEQVQEMPHESELVIGERRLLFLDAPGHASHHFAIADPVSNGIFTGDSAGLRFVKGFTGFPYEFVMPSTSPVDFDPEAVHRTCEMFAKLPMETVYQAHFGPSPKEEALTETVYYADRFRELIERTFDDHPSPEALEQAQAEIVRERLRELGLDPTAFRPQAIHLDLMLNALGLLAYESRRRRKMGSAG; the protein is encoded by the coding sequence ATGGAAGGACAGCACGCATCGTACCCACAGCCCGTCGAGATCGCGCGCGGGATATTTCTCATTGACCTGATGGAACTTGGCGTGCGCTACCGCACGTGCGCCTATCTCGTGCGCGATCGCGAGCCTCTGCTCATTGAAACCGGTTCCGCCCGCTCTCACGACGCTCTCCTGGCAGGACTCCGCGCCTTGGGTCTCGCGCCAACGGATATCGCCTACGTCGCCGTGACGCACATCCACCTCGATCACGCTGGCGGCGCGGGCCAATTCATGAAGCTGGCGCCGCAGGCCAAGCTGCTCGTTCACCCGCGCGGCGCACGGCATATGATCGATCCGTCCCGTCTCTACCAGGGCGCGCGCGAGGTGTACGGGGAGCGGCTCGACCAACTCTTCGGGCCTCTCGAACCCGTCCCGGCCGAACAGGTCCAAGAGATGCCCCACGAGAGCGAGCTCGTGATTGGAGAGCGGCGCCTCCTGTTCCTCGACGCGCCCGGACACGCGAGCCATCACTTCGCCATTGCGGATCCCGTCTCCAACGGCATTTTCACAGGCGACAGCGCGGGCCTCAGGTTCGTCAAGGGGTTCACAGGCTTTCCCTACGAGTTCGTGATGCCCTCCACCTCACCGGTGGATTTTGATCCCGAGGCCGTCCACCGGACGTGCGAGATGTTTGCCAAGCTGCCGATGGAGACGGTGTATCAGGCGCACTTCGGCCCCTCGCCAAAGGAGGAGGCCCTGACGGAAACGGTGTACTACGCGGATCGGTTCCGCGAACTGATCGAGAGGACCTTCGACGATCATCCGTCTCCGGAAGCGCTCGAACAAGCGCAGGCCGAGATCGTCCGGGAACGGCTGCGCGAACTCGGGCTCGATCCGACGGCCTTTCGACCGCAGGCCATCCACCTGGATCTCATGCTCAACGCGCTGGGCCTTCTGGCGTATGAGTCGCGGAGGCGCCGGAAAATGGGAAGCGCCGGATGA
- a CDS encoding SpoIID/LytB domain-containing protein, giving the protein MTRVQRTVGLLCASGAFAALAPILPAPRVQAAQTIYNTSLPPVIRVAIRENNPSGEPDPRGRIMYVEAVPFTTYCEDVLPNEWFPSWHPEALKAGAMAVKMFAWYHHLHPVTIDGFTFDVDNTTNFQHFQEMSSQPTTNAAFQAIQKLAYTKPNGEIVELNYSAGYENDPNWQYRNAQKMAQWGSEYWARRGQNYLQILQFYYQNRALMRLP; this is encoded by the coding sequence ATGACGAGAGTACAACGGACAGTCGGCCTACTATGCGCAAGCGGCGCCTTCGCGGCTCTCGCGCCCATTCTTCCGGCGCCCCGAGTCCAGGCAGCCCAGACCATTTACAACACCAGTCTTCCGCCCGTGATCCGCGTCGCCATTCGAGAAAACAACCCAAGTGGAGAACCGGATCCCCGCGGGCGGATCATGTACGTGGAAGCCGTTCCGTTCACGACCTACTGTGAAGACGTTTTGCCTAACGAGTGGTTCCCGAGCTGGCACCCAGAGGCGCTGAAGGCAGGCGCGATGGCGGTCAAGATGTTCGCTTGGTACCACCATCTGCACCCGGTCACCATCGACGGCTTCACGTTTGACGTCGACAACACGACGAACTTCCAGCACTTTCAGGAAATGTCGAGCCAGCCCACCACGAACGCAGCGTTTCAGGCCATTCAGAAACTCGCGTACACCAAACCGAACGGCGAGATCGTCGAACTCAACTATTCGGCTGGCTACGAAAACGATCCGAATTGGCAGTACCGCAACGCGCAGAAGATGGCCCAATGGGGCTCCGAATACTGGGCGAGGCGGGGCCAGAACTATCTGCAGATCCTGCAGTTTTACTACCAGAACCGGGCTCTCATGCGCCTGCCGTGA